In Spirosoma aureum, a single genomic region encodes these proteins:
- a CDS encoding glycoside hydrolase, translating to MKVMVNINLLALIALTCLSSTVRVIDPPGQSTQRHRNIGKSVTINLQKEFQTIHSFGASDCWSAKFIGKWHDDSKKNHVADLLFSLDTLADGQPKGIGLSLWRMNIGAGSYEQGDSSFISDPWRREECFLDSRGRFDWTKQAGSQWFLQAARQRGVRYTLGFTNSAPVQMTRNGKAFSPGGKSINLKPDALDAFADFLATVADHFKFDYLSPINEPQWDWTAGKNGKAGQEGSPAENANIAAVTKTLSTKLAAKKALTTVISGEAGQLNFLYEKAESGRGNQLDYFFGSKQGAPVIKLPNVEPIWAYHSYFTTCSDSVLVAVRQQAAQRVKSVGNPMLWQSEFGVLGDICGRYHGSPRHTDIDYGLYVAKVIHNDLTIANVTSWQWWLAINPYNYSDGLVYINGPDGDYKKHDNARQDGQVIDSKQLWAFGNYARFVRPGMKRVAVQLADSNPVQETGACMISAYKDIRTKQIVLVCINVTSDSITLPLQGLTLRNGHFSSYTTTETKTLAKSVVAAGQIHLEPRSIMTLVGRYE from the coding sequence ATGAAAGTCATGGTTAACATTAATCTGCTGGCACTAATTGCCCTTACCTGTCTAAGCAGTACTGTCAGGGTCATTGATCCACCAGGCCAAAGCACTCAGCGACATCGAAATATTGGGAAATCGGTAACCATTAACCTACAGAAAGAATTTCAGACCATCCATAGTTTTGGCGCATCGGATTGCTGGTCGGCCAAGTTTATTGGAAAATGGCACGATGATAGTAAGAAAAATCATGTTGCTGACCTGTTATTTAGCTTAGATACACTGGCTGATGGTCAGCCTAAGGGGATTGGCTTGTCTTTGTGGCGGATGAACATCGGGGCTGGCAGCTATGAGCAAGGAGACAGCAGCTTCATTAGTGATCCATGGCGTCGGGAGGAGTGTTTTCTGGATAGCCGTGGCCGTTTCGATTGGACAAAGCAGGCAGGGAGTCAGTGGTTTTTGCAGGCGGCCCGGCAGAGGGGTGTGCGCTATACGCTCGGCTTTACGAATTCGGCTCCCGTTCAGATGACCCGAAATGGCAAAGCCTTCTCGCCGGGAGGCAAATCGATTAATCTCAAACCGGATGCGCTGGATGCCTTCGCTGATTTTTTGGCGACAGTTGCCGATCATTTCAAGTTCGATTACCTAAGTCCCATTAACGAACCGCAGTGGGACTGGACCGCCGGGAAAAATGGTAAAGCCGGGCAAGAAGGCTCACCCGCCGAAAACGCCAATATTGCTGCCGTTACCAAAACGTTATCGACAAAATTGGCCGCTAAAAAAGCACTAACGACTGTAATTTCTGGTGAAGCAGGCCAGCTAAATTTCCTCTACGAAAAAGCTGAAAGCGGCCGGGGTAATCAATTAGACTATTTTTTTGGCTCAAAACAAGGTGCGCCGGTAATCAAACTTCCTAACGTTGAACCGATTTGGGCATATCATAGCTACTTTACCACCTGTTCCGATTCGGTGCTGGTGGCTGTTCGACAGCAAGCGGCCCAGCGCGTTAAATCGGTCGGTAATCCGATGCTCTGGCAAAGTGAGTTTGGTGTTCTGGGCGACATCTGCGGGCGTTACCACGGTAGTCCCCGTCACACGGACATCGATTATGGTCTGTATGTGGCCAAGGTCATTCATAACGATCTGACCATTGCCAATGTCACGTCGTGGCAATGGTGGCTGGCTATCAATCCGTATAATTACAGTGATGGACTGGTGTACATCAACGGGCCTGATGGCGACTACAAAAAGCATGACAACGCCCGGCAGGATGGACAGGTCATCGATTCAAAACAACTTTGGGCCTTTGGCAACTACGCTCGATTCGTTCGGCCCGGTATGAAGCGGGTAGCGGTTCAACTGGCCGATAGCAATCCCGTACAAGAGACTGGTGCGTGTATGATTTCGGCCTACAAAGACATACGGACTAAGCAAATTGTGCTGGTTTGCATTAACGTAACCTCCGATTCAATAACCTTACCACTTCAGGGTTTGACTCTTCGCAACGGCCACTTCTCCAGTTATACAACAACTGAAACAAAAACACTGGCCAAATCCGTCGTTGCTGCTGGTCAAATTCATCTGGAGCCCAGATCTATTATGACGCTGGTTGGCCGGTACGAGTAA